A genomic region of Sarcophilus harrisii chromosome 6, mSarHar1.11, whole genome shotgun sequence contains the following coding sequences:
- the LOC116419736 gene encoding uncharacterized protein LOC116419736 — protein sequence MDPRVEAIVALIELVRRLGVGHGPTKGERDDLLGGGGDLRGKTPDCKAPGDHAGRPAPRARAPAAGGSLLVRDLGAPDGAARVQEAALRLQSLPSRDPRRAEWEPPRGGARTAPAGAPSLRDHIEKLVKNQCALHESQKSLQLAIRDLSGKVDVLARTIPCALDSITSTQTNLGKNLSYLGRQLSSMESALDRFQARTGPAGKPEAAAPAPDRADLYPLREGAGGGFIFD from the coding sequence ATGGACCCCCGCGTGGAGGCCATAGTGGCTCTGATCGAGCTCGTGCGCAGACTGGGCGTGGGCCACGGCCCCACGAAGGGAGAGCGGGACGACCTCCTGGGGGGAGGCGGGGACCTGCGGGGCAAGACGCCCGATTGCAAGGCCCCGGGGGACCACGCCGGGAGGCCGGCGCCCCGCGCCAGGGCCCCCGCGGCCGGCGGCTCCCTGCTAGTCCGAGACCTCGGCGCCCCCGACGGCGCCGCCCGGGTCCAGGAAGCGGCGCTCCGCCTGCAGAGCCTCCCGAGCCGCGACCCCCGCCGCGCCGAGTGGGAGCCTCCGCGGGGGGGGGCCCGCACGGCCCCGGCCGGCGCCCCCTCGCTCCGCGACCACATCGAAAAGCTGGTGAAGAACCAGTGCGCCCTGCACGAGTCCCAGAAGTCCCTGCAGCTGGCCATCAGGGACCTGTCCGGCAAGGTGGACGTGCTGGCCAGGACGATCCCGTGCGCGCTGGATTCCATCACCAGCACCCAGACCAACTTGGGCAAGAACCTGAGCTACCTCGGGAGGCAGCTGTCCTCCATGGAGTCCGCCCTGGATCGCTTCCAGGCCAGGACGGGCCCCGCGGGCAAGCCCGAGGCCGCGGCCCCAGCGCCGGACCGGGCCGACCTCTACCCCCTTCGGGAGGGCGCCGGCGGCGGCTTTATCTTTGATTAA
- the PTH gene encoding LOW QUALITY PROTEIN: parathyroid hormone (The sequence of the model RefSeq protein was modified relative to this genomic sequence to represent the inferred CDS: substituted 2 bases at 2 genomic stop codons) produces MGGCVQPLXFVIQRNGSDITXNNKRASFVKMVSAKDVAKAIMVLYVIGFLTNADGKSIKKRAVTEVQLMHDWAEYLNRETRLEWLRKKLAEILPPNTISHGASRALVAPAEVRLRKRADTNLIANQDHQLAPGEKTHGKIDKADVDILSKVNP; encoded by the exons ATGGGTGGGTGTGTTCAGCCCCTATAGTTTGTGATCCAGAGAAATGGGAGTGACATCACCTGAAACAATAAAAGGGCTTCTTTTG tgAAGATGGTTTCTGCAAAAGATGTAGCAAAAGCCATCATGGTCTTGTATGTAATTGGCTTCCTTACAAATGCTGATGGAAAATCAATTAA GAAAAGAGCTGTGACGGAAGTACAACTGATGCATGATTGGGCTGAGTACCTGAACAGGGAAACCAGGTTGGAATGGCTAAGAAAGAAGCTTGCGGAGATACTGCCTCCCAATACTATCTCCCATGGGGCCTCTAGGGCCCTCGTGGCCCCTGCAGAGGTCCGGCTCCGAAAGCGAGCAGACACCAATCTAATTGCAAATCAGGATCACCAGCTGGCTCCAGGAGAGAAGACACATGGGAAGATTGACAAGGCTGACGTGGACATCCTGTCTAAAGTCAATCCTTAG